In the genome of Cellvibrio sp. KY-YJ-3, one region contains:
- a CDS encoding transporter substrate-binding domain-containing protein — MHSETLQARPCNTYLVLSALLFSVLFSASLGAHANTLRIVQGNNSIEVYARGLLQLALSKLPESYKAQETVPNTSEERMVSMLMDNQLDVVWYATTNELEEKLQPIRIPIYRGLLGYRVLMIKKGTQHKFNGIKTLSDLRQVSLGQGHFWADTNVLTANSLNVVRVLKYEGLFYMLDGDRFDAFPRGAHEPWSEMQRYPDLALEVEQNLLLSYTNPFYFFVNKTNTKLAQDIERGLRLAIEDGSFDAYFFNDPTVKDVMTKANLKNRTLIKLDNPGLPKNTPVDDASLWFNPYTFNE, encoded by the coding sequence ATGCATTCAGAAACTCTCCAGGCTCGCCCCTGTAACACCTATTTGGTCCTTAGCGCCCTGCTTTTTTCCGTGTTATTCAGCGCTTCGCTTGGTGCACATGCAAACACCCTGCGAATAGTGCAAGGCAATAACAGCATTGAGGTATACGCCAGAGGTTTACTGCAACTGGCGCTCAGCAAATTGCCCGAATCCTACAAAGCACAAGAGACAGTGCCCAATACCAGCGAGGAGCGCATGGTAAGCATGCTGATGGACAACCAGTTGGATGTGGTCTGGTACGCAACCACCAATGAACTGGAAGAAAAACTGCAGCCAATTCGTATACCTATTTATCGCGGGCTGCTGGGCTACCGGGTATTGATGATTAAAAAAGGCACCCAGCATAAATTTAATGGCATTAAAACCTTGAGCGATTTGCGGCAGGTGTCTTTGGGCCAAGGGCACTTTTGGGCAGACACCAATGTGCTCACAGCCAATAGTTTAAATGTGGTGAGAGTGCTGAAGTACGAAGGACTTTTTTACATGCTCGATGGCGACCGGTTTGATGCATTCCCACGCGGCGCCCACGAACCCTGGTCGGAAATGCAACGCTACCCGGATCTGGCGCTGGAAGTAGAGCAAAACCTGCTGCTCTCCTACACCAACCCTTTTTATTTTTTCGTCAACAAAACCAATACCAAACTCGCGCAAGATATAGAGCGCGGCCTACGCCTTGCGATTGAAGATGGCAGTTTTGATGCGTATTTTTTTAATGACCCAACCGTAAAAGATGTAATGACCAAGGCCAACCTGAAAAACCGCACACTGATTAAATTGGATAACCCGGGGCTGCCCAAAAACACGCCGGTGGACGATGCATCACTCTGGTTCAATCCCTACACATTCAACGAATAA
- a CDS encoding CsbD family protein, producing the protein MNKDQVKGTVKQAAGKVQQKTGEVIGSEKQQVKGAIKQVEGKVQKGIGDLKENHK; encoded by the coding sequence ATGAATAAAGATCAAGTGAAAGGTACAGTAAAGCAGGCTGCCGGTAAGGTACAACAAAAAACCGGTGAAGTTATTGGTAGCGAAAAACAGCAAGTCAAAGGTGCTATTAAGCAAGTGGAAGGAAAAGTTCAAAAAGGAATTGGTGATTTGAAAGAAAATCACAAGTAA
- a CDS encoding TIGR03643 family protein, translating to MHNEFPHTPADISRIIEMAWEDRTPFEAIEKLYGLGEPELRKLMRRELKPASFRLWRERVSGRKTKHLLLRSPEINRGYCPTQYKR from the coding sequence ATGCACAACGAATTTCCACACACTCCAGCAGACATCTCACGCATTATTGAAATGGCGTGGGAGGATCGCACCCCCTTCGAAGCCATAGAAAAACTTTACGGCCTGGGTGAACCCGAGTTGCGCAAACTGATGCGCCGCGAACTAAAGCCCGCTTCGTTTCGACTATGGCGTGAACGTGTAAGCGGGCGCAAAACCAAACATCTATTATTGCGCTCACCCGAGATTAATCGCGGCTACTGCCCTACTCAATATAAACGCTAG
- a CDS encoding glycosyltransferase family 2 protein — MSIKVDDLTVISVIVPVYNVQDYLPECLASLANQTFSKPYQILLIDDCSTDDSKSICEDFVRTNPSLAKLIYLRENSGVSVARNTGISAATGTYFTFVDSDDRLPATALQQLYDAAIKHKADLVKGNNLIFNEVRCRSANHNVKKEKIYEGEAILSAFLQHKEVRGHTWGKLFCRASFAHILNPPKVTMAEDTLYCAEVFSKAKKLVLITDTVYHYRLRPSGATGRKFQTGAYLWWLHSIESCGHFVSNATQQRHLKALQIRTLLQLVREARHLKTKDLSTILPEVTARQRQWQLDASPRRLVFKISPKFLFDFLKFKLQLNHLKHRLRYQNHANITH, encoded by the coding sequence ATGTCTATTAAGGTCGATGATCTGACGGTAATTAGCGTCATAGTGCCTGTATACAACGTGCAAGATTACTTGCCCGAATGCCTTGCGTCCCTCGCCAACCAAACATTTAGTAAACCTTACCAAATCCTGCTGATTGATGACTGCTCCACAGATGACAGCAAATCAATCTGCGAAGACTTTGTGCGCACCAACCCAAGCCTCGCTAAACTTATTTACCTGCGCGAAAATAGCGGCGTCTCGGTTGCACGCAATACGGGAATCAGCGCCGCCACTGGCACCTACTTCACCTTTGTCGATTCTGATGATCGCCTGCCCGCCACCGCACTGCAGCAACTTTACGACGCTGCGATTAAGCACAAAGCCGACCTAGTAAAGGGCAACAACCTTATTTTTAATGAGGTGCGCTGCCGCAGCGCCAATCACAATGTAAAGAAAGAAAAAATTTACGAAGGTGAAGCCATTCTCTCGGCCTTTCTGCAACACAAGGAAGTCCGTGGCCACACCTGGGGCAAACTTTTCTGCCGCGCCAGTTTTGCCCATATCCTCAACCCGCCCAAAGTCACCATGGCGGAGGACACGCTCTACTGCGCAGAGGTTTTTTCCAAAGCAAAAAAACTGGTGCTAATTACCGACACTGTATATCACTACCGCCTGCGTCCATCCGGTGCAACGGGCAGAAAGTTCCAAACCGGCGCCTATCTCTGGTGGCTGCATAGCATCGAAAGTTGTGGTCATTTTGTTTCCAACGCCACACAACAACGACACCTGAAAGCACTGCAAATCAGAACACTTCTGCAATTGGTTCGAGAAGCGCGCCATCTCAAAACAAAAGACCTGAGCACAATTTTGCCCGAAGTAACAGCACGCCAGCGGCAATGGCAATTGGATGCATCACCGCGCCGTCTGGTATTTAAAATCAGCCCCAAGTTTTTATTTGATTTCCTTAAATTCAAGCTTCAACTCAACCACTTGAAACACCGCCTGCGCTATCAAAACCATGCGAATATCACCCATTAA
- a CDS encoding MliC family protein — protein sequence MRNLSRHRTAAVITSLITLLSACSKETTDTQIAPSSAHISVAASSSVVAKIMHPSWDADQNGVNDCENDGSCDHNVDYSQPRPDPVAALHQRFAANSKRGPFVFTCASEAAPTFTATFYATEPGTLILEHGQNAAELQQAPAASGSKYEGPDASFWEHQGEVRIRWGTGLTELICKATP from the coding sequence ATGCGCAACTTATCACGCCACCGCACTGCGGCAGTTATTACCAGCCTGATTACACTGCTTAGCGCCTGTTCAAAAGAAACTACCGACACCCAAATTGCTCCGTCCTCCGCGCATATTTCCGTTGCCGCCAGTTCCAGCGTAGTCGCCAAAATTATGCACCCCAGCTGGGATGCAGACCAAAATGGCGTGAATGATTGTGAAAATGATGGCAGCTGCGATCACAACGTCGACTACAGCCAGCCGCGTCCCGATCCGGTTGCCGCCCTGCACCAACGGTTCGCCGCTAACAGCAAACGAGGCCCCTTTGTATTTACCTGCGCAAGCGAGGCAGCACCCACCTTTACCGCCACTTTTTACGCCACTGAACCGGGCACACTTATTTTGGAACACGGCCAAAATGCCGCCGAACTACAGCAGGCGCCAGCCGCCAGCGGCAGCAAGTACGAAGGGCCGGATGCCAGCTTTTGGGAACATCAGGGCGAGGTACGAATCCGTTGGGGAACTGGGTTGACAGAGTTGATCTGCAAAGCAACCCCTTAA
- a CDS encoding phytanoyl-CoA dioxygenase family protein: MATDLRQLVIQLLACTTAGEAKPIVDELVRRLCAITGLELHPSLFLDEHATVTAQGKAVSPTTAAQCAEDVQRTRIFMQGVYAAIQQKLQHHNHQVNHQAIDVLYAGTGPFGLLLIPLLPLLDARQLRVTLLDIHPESLTKLQRLIDFLDVSNFIVQAECADACEWQSAKKFDLIISETMRQGLIQEPQVSIFSHLQQFLKADGWLIPEIIRLNLWLSAGAFPAGNECKNPDVHLGSVFQLDKTTAMQLGNGDTACAQGSLLVPDYDLLLQDLKLTTFIQVFGAYQLHDNQSQLTLPLYERNARVLPNSVLHFRYALGVYPQCVFTYEKLPELTDCALPDSLEKNSQGIYHVKRLWHKIQLRKQANSSAAARQQLTAVPDSEWLLDRILLDQLGVGLEPAMQQLYSARTLVDIEYWLASANAGTLAPQQVERTNSAIRNFIENKHEALKPHAGLPLNDEQLAHWDEQGYLIVPGVLAASESAAARAAIWDFLGMHEHDPASWYQSSAQMKKIMVQLFAHPAFEIARRSDYIRRIFQQLWQREDLVMTTDRVGFNPPETDRWQFPGPGMHWDVELTAPVPFGTQALIYLTDVAEHQGAFCCVPGFHKKIDRWLAAQPEGIDLQQQDWTQWPVKPIAAKAGDLIIWHQALPHGSSPNRADFPRMVQYLNMYR; this comes from the coding sequence ATGGCTACTGATCTGCGCCAGCTTGTTATCCAATTGCTCGCCTGCACCACGGCGGGCGAAGCCAAGCCAATTGTCGACGAACTGGTGCGGCGCTTGTGTGCTATCACCGGGCTGGAATTGCACCCGTCACTCTTTTTGGATGAGCATGCCACTGTCACCGCGCAGGGCAAGGCAGTGTCACCCACCACGGCGGCACAGTGTGCTGAAGATGTGCAGCGCACGCGCATTTTTATGCAGGGTGTTTACGCGGCGATCCAACAAAAGCTGCAACACCATAATCATCAAGTCAATCATCAAGCCATCGATGTGTTGTACGCCGGCACTGGCCCTTTTGGTTTATTGCTGATTCCCTTGTTGCCGTTATTGGATGCAAGACAGCTGCGGGTAACGCTGTTAGATATTCACCCGGAGTCACTGACAAAATTACAGCGGTTGATAGATTTTTTGGATGTAAGTAATTTTATTGTGCAGGCTGAATGTGCCGATGCTTGTGAATGGCAGAGCGCGAAAAAGTTTGATCTGATTATTTCTGAAACTATGCGGCAAGGTTTGATACAAGAGCCGCAAGTCAGTATTTTTAGTCATCTGCAACAATTTTTAAAAGCGGATGGTTGGCTGATACCGGAAATTATTCGCCTGAATTTATGGTTGAGCGCTGGCGCTTTTCCCGCAGGGAATGAATGCAAAAATCCTGATGTGCATTTGGGGTCGGTATTTCAGCTGGACAAGACTACTGCGATGCAATTAGGTAATGGGGATACTGCTTGTGCACAGGGCAGTCTATTGGTGCCTGACTATGACCTGCTGTTGCAGGATTTAAAATTAACTACCTTTATTCAAGTGTTTGGCGCTTATCAGCTGCACGACAATCAATCGCAGCTTACCTTGCCACTGTATGAACGTAACGCACGAGTCTTGCCCAATTCAGTGCTGCATTTTCGCTACGCGCTTGGCGTTTATCCCCAATGTGTCTTTACCTATGAGAAATTGCCCGAGCTTACCGATTGCGCATTGCCTGATAGTTTGGAAAAAAATAGTCAGGGTATTTATCACGTAAAACGACTGTGGCACAAAATCCAGTTGCGCAAACAGGCGAACTCGTCTGCGGCAGCGCGGCAGCAATTAACCGCCGTTCCCGACAGTGAATGGCTGTTGGATCGCATTTTATTGGACCAGTTGGGTGTGGGGCTTGAGCCTGCCATGCAACAACTCTATTCGGCTCGCACATTGGTCGATATTGAATATTGGCTCGCCAGTGCCAATGCTGGCACGCTTGCGCCGCAACAAGTTGAGCGCACCAATAGCGCGATACGCAATTTTATCGAAAATAAACACGAGGCATTGAAGCCCCACGCGGGGTTGCCGCTGAATGATGAGCAGCTCGCGCATTGGGACGAACAGGGCTACCTGATTGTGCCGGGTGTGTTAGCGGCCAGTGAATCTGCAGCGGCGCGCGCTGCTATTTGGGATTTTTTAGGCATGCACGAACATGATCCTGCAAGTTGGTATCAATCTTCCGCGCAGATGAAAAAAATTATGGTGCAGTTATTTGCCCATCCCGCATTTGAGATTGCGCGTCGTTCGGATTATATCCGCCGTATTTTCCAGCAGCTGTGGCAGCGCGAGGATCTGGTGATGACAACGGATCGCGTGGGTTTTAATCCGCCGGAAACTGATCGCTGGCAGTTTCCCGGGCCGGGAATGCATTGGGATGTGGAATTAACGGCGCCGGTTCCTTTTGGTACCCAGGCGTTAATTTATTTAACCGATGTTGCCGAACACCAGGGGGCATTTTGTTGTGTGCCGGGATTCCATAAAAAAATTGACCGGTGGTTGGCCGCGCAGCCAGAGGGAATCGATTTGCAACAACAGGATTGGACGCAGTGGCCGGTGAAACCTATCGCGGCCAAGGCGGGTGATTTAATTATTTGGCATCAAGCCTTGCCTCACGGCAGCAGCCCCAATCGCGCCGATTTTCCGCGCATGGTGCAATACCTGAATATGTACCGTTAG
- a CDS encoding SAM-dependent methyltransferase, with the protein MTGSPVSDLTSFIAMCQQTASNGALQRLVLSKYKGAEEELTRVVIRPVEIKAQTLLSFLYEYRTNHVTKNLAVDEAMTQLQQWLGGDFHNAHMITDEWEIQLSFSKKGKVLINKNRNKNSPAEGDKTSTQVELAHNRTKLRYVEQDRPYLRELGITDANGQIIPAMSRKWKQINKFIEVLSTAIQQTGLDKRSELHIADFGSGKAYLTFAVHDYLTANLGVKTQVTGVELRQGLVDLCNQTAQKLALAGIKFEQGDVQHFSVQGINIMIALHACDTATDYALNMGIRTGADIIMCSPCCHKQIRPQLKSPALLAPVLQHGIHLGQEAEMITDGLRALLLEAHGYDTKVFEFISLEHTSKNKMILAQKRKTARDNTEVLQQIADIKAFYGIQEHCLETLLLN; encoded by the coding sequence ATGACCGGCTCCCCTGTTTCCGATTTAACCAGCTTTATTGCTATGTGCCAACAAACTGCCAGCAATGGTGCGTTGCAGCGTTTGGTCTTATCCAAATACAAAGGTGCAGAAGAAGAGTTGACTCGGGTGGTAATTCGCCCCGTAGAAATCAAAGCGCAAACATTACTCTCCTTTTTATACGAATACCGCACTAACCATGTGACCAAAAATCTGGCTGTTGATGAAGCGATGACGCAATTGCAGCAGTGGCTGGGCGGCGATTTTCATAATGCCCATATGATTACTGATGAATGGGAAATCCAGCTAAGCTTTAGCAAAAAAGGTAAGGTGCTGATCAATAAAAATCGCAACAAAAACTCACCAGCGGAGGGCGATAAAACATCTACCCAAGTCGAGCTGGCGCACAATCGCACCAAGCTACGTTATGTGGAGCAGGATCGCCCCTATTTACGCGAGTTGGGCATCACGGATGCGAATGGCCAAATTATTCCGGCTATGTCGCGCAAGTGGAAACAAATTAATAAATTTATCGAGGTGCTTTCTACTGCAATCCAGCAAACGGGGTTGGATAAACGCAGCGAATTACACATCGCCGATTTCGGTTCAGGCAAAGCCTATTTAACCTTTGCGGTACACGATTATTTAACCGCGAATCTCGGTGTAAAAACTCAGGTAACAGGTGTGGAGTTGCGTCAGGGGTTGGTGGATTTATGCAATCAAACCGCGCAGAAGTTAGCCCTTGCCGGGATTAAATTTGAACAGGGCGATGTGCAACATTTTTCCGTGCAGGGCATTAATATCATGATCGCCTTGCACGCCTGCGATACCGCGACCGACTACGCGCTCAATATGGGGATTCGCACCGGTGCAGACATTATTATGTGCTCGCCCTGCTGTCACAAACAAATTCGCCCGCAACTAAAAAGCCCCGCACTGCTGGCGCCCGTATTGCAACACGGTATTCACTTGGGGCAAGAAGCAGAAATGATTACCGATGGTTTGCGTGCGCTACTGTTGGAAGCCCATGGCTACGACACTAAGGTATTTGAGTTTATTTCACTTGAGCACACCAGCAAAAATAAAATGATCCTCGCGCAGAAACGCAAAACCGCCCGAGATAATACTGAGGTGTTGCAGCAAATCGCAGATATTAAAGCGTTTTATGGTATCCAAGAGCATTGTTTAGAAACGCTGCTATTAAATTGA
- a CDS encoding YebG family protein, with translation MAVVAVWLCDRDGSMFEDRKIAEEHDKYLELAANITQLIEDNIPGIDEQHSEAIGLLLAQRRELLAKACKGKPDELLQPFTYEKPATLNSKTGAAMDKDN, from the coding sequence ATGGCAGTAGTCGCCGTTTGGTTATGTGATCGGGATGGCAGTATGTTTGAAGACAGAAAAATCGCAGAAGAGCACGATAAGTATCTGGAACTTGCTGCCAACATCACCCAGTTGATAGAAGACAACATTCCCGGTATCGATGAACAACACAGCGAAGCGATTGGGCTGTTATTAGCGCAACGCCGCGAATTGTTAGCAAAAGCCTGCAAAGGCAAGCCCGATGAATTATTGCAGCCCTTCACCTACGAAAAGCCTGCAACCCTGAACAGCAAAACCGGCGCCGCCATGGACAAGGACAACTAG
- the murJ gene encoding murein biosynthesis integral membrane protein MurJ: MRSSLLTGSMTMLSRVLGLIRDIVLASVLGAGGAMDAFAIAQKIPNFFRRLFAEGAFSQAFIPVLSEYREKGTHAAVKELVDKVAGCLGSILLLVTVIGVLGAVGFAYIFGYGYADEPEKFSLLTDLVRITFPYLMLISLTGFAGAILNSYDRFAIPAVTPVFLNVFMIAAALLVADFFPNPAYALAWSIVAAGIFSLLFQLPFLRQIHLLPSPKLDWSHPGVKRILVLMTPALFGVSVSQLNLLLDSMIATMLGDGAVSWLFYSDRLVELPLGVFGVAIATVIMPGLSRLSATQSGEKFSQMLDWAIRFVVLIALPATLALIILAEPILYTLFYHGEMRQSDILMSSYSLKAYALGLFAFMLIKVLVPGYFARQDMKSPVRIGIIAIFANILMKPLVVIPLVMLWGMGHVGLAFTTAMAAYVNAWLLYRGLRKSEVYSPASNWPALWLRYGAANLALVAVLTGFLLLWNIWPEWSALERILRLMVICVVGFVVYLLMLFAVGVRLRDFKAQH, from the coding sequence CTGCGCTCCAGCTTGCTTACGGGCTCCATGACGATGCTGTCGCGGGTGCTGGGGCTGATCCGCGATATCGTATTGGCGAGTGTGTTGGGTGCGGGCGGCGCGATGGATGCTTTTGCCATTGCCCAGAAAATCCCCAACTTCTTTCGGCGTTTGTTTGCCGAGGGCGCCTTTTCCCAGGCATTTATTCCGGTGTTATCCGAGTATCGCGAGAAAGGTACTCATGCTGCAGTGAAAGAGTTGGTCGATAAAGTAGCCGGTTGCCTTGGTTCGATTTTACTGTTGGTGACTGTGATTGGGGTGTTGGGTGCAGTTGGTTTTGCCTATATTTTTGGTTATGGCTACGCCGATGAGCCAGAGAAGTTTTCGCTATTGACCGACTTGGTGCGCATCACCTTTCCCTATTTGATGTTGATCTCGCTTACCGGTTTTGCCGGGGCGATTTTGAATAGCTACGACCGCTTTGCGATCCCCGCCGTGACGCCGGTTTTTCTCAATGTATTTATGATCGCAGCGGCGCTGCTTGTCGCCGATTTCTTCCCCAATCCCGCCTACGCACTGGCGTGGAGTATTGTTGCGGCGGGTATTTTTTCGCTGCTGTTCCAATTGCCGTTTTTGCGCCAGATCCACCTCTTGCCATCGCCCAAGCTGGATTGGTCGCACCCCGGCGTTAAACGCATTTTGGTGCTGATGACGCCGGCGCTGTTTGGGGTGTCGGTAAGTCAATTGAATCTGCTGCTGGATTCGATGATTGCCACTATGTTGGGTGACGGTGCCGTAAGCTGGCTGTTCTATTCCGACCGCTTGGTAGAGCTGCCGCTTGGTGTATTCGGGGTGGCGATTGCGACGGTGATTATGCCCGGCTTATCGCGCCTGAGCGCCACGCAATCGGGTGAAAAATTTAGCCAGATGCTCGACTGGGCGATTCGTTTTGTGGTGCTGATCGCGCTGCCCGCCACGCTCGCGCTGATCATTCTGGCGGAGCCGATTCTCTATACCCTGTTCTACCATGGTGAGATGAGGCAGTCGGATATCCTTATGTCCTCTTATAGCCTTAAAGCCTATGCACTCGGGTTATTCGCTTTTATGCTGATCAAGGTTCTGGTACCTGGCTATTTTGCGCGGCAGGATATGAAATCACCGGTGCGTATTGGCATCATCGCGATTTTTGCCAATATCCTGATGAAACCGCTGGTGGTGATTCCGCTGGTAATGCTCTGGGGTATGGGGCATGTTGGGCTGGCGTTTACCACGGCGATGGCGGCCTACGTAAATGCCTGGTTGCTTTATCGCGGCCTGCGTAAGAGTGAAGTCTACAGTCCTGCCAGCAACTGGCCGGCGTTGTGGTTGCGCTACGGTGCGGCCAATTTGGCTCTGGTGGCGGTCTTGACCGGTTTTCTGTTGCTCTGGAATATCTGGCCCGAGTGGTCGGCGTTGGAGCGGATCCTGCGCTTGATGGTGATTTGCGTGGTTGGCTTTGTTGTCTATCTATTGATGCTGTTTGCCGTGGGCGTGCGCCTGCGTGACTTTAAGGCCCAGCATTAG
- a CDS encoding glycerophosphodiester phosphodiesterase family protein, with protein sequence MLRRIHVLTSSMLLMLLMAGSAAAYKDKHDHHDEYDKHKHNNASIQLGPRPLFLINDMDDSALKKKLQSCINRPVKKTDFSIGHRGAPLQFPEHTKESYEAAAKMGAGIMECDVTFTKDKQLVCRHSQCDLHTTTNILATPLANKCSQNFSPFDPVSGKAASANCCTSDITLAEFKTLRGKMDAFNPKATTVDEYLKGTASWRTDLYADKGTLLTHAESIQLFKKLGVKMTPELKSASVAMPFEGTYTQAMYAQQMIDEYKAAGVKARDVWPQSFDIQDIRYWINNEPAFGKQAVYLDDANSIADLPTASELQMYADEGFNIVAPPIWVLLALDNNNKIIPSEYARHAKKAGLKMITWSFERSGPLKNGGGWYYQTINPAINNDGDMMDALHVLAKDVGVIGIFSDWPASVSYYASCMNLK encoded by the coding sequence ATGCTACGCCGAATTCATGTATTAACCAGCAGTATGCTATTGATGCTATTAATGGCCGGCAGCGCCGCTGCCTATAAGGATAAACACGACCACCATGATGAGTACGACAAACACAAACATAACAACGCCAGTATCCAGCTCGGCCCCCGCCCATTATTTTTAATCAATGACATGGATGACAGTGCGCTGAAAAAGAAATTACAAAGCTGCATAAATCGCCCGGTTAAAAAAACCGATTTTTCAATTGGTCACCGTGGCGCGCCCTTACAATTTCCCGAGCACACCAAAGAATCCTATGAAGCCGCAGCGAAAATGGGCGCAGGCATTATGGAGTGTGATGTCACCTTCACCAAAGACAAACAACTGGTATGCCGTCACTCGCAGTGCGATTTGCACACCACTACCAATATTCTCGCCACGCCCCTCGCCAATAAATGCAGCCAGAATTTTTCACCCTTTGATCCGGTAAGCGGCAAAGCAGCCAGCGCCAATTGCTGCACCAGCGATATCACCCTCGCTGAATTTAAAACCTTGCGCGGAAAAATGGATGCGTTCAACCCCAAAGCAACCACTGTGGATGAATACCTGAAGGGCACTGCTAGCTGGCGCACCGACTTATACGCCGACAAAGGTACACTGCTTACACACGCAGAAAGTATTCAGTTGTTTAAAAAGCTCGGTGTAAAAATGACACCCGAATTGAAATCAGCCAGCGTAGCTATGCCGTTTGAAGGCACCTACACCCAAGCCATGTATGCACAACAAATGATTGATGAATACAAAGCAGCTGGCGTAAAAGCGCGCGATGTCTGGCCACAATCGTTCGACATTCAGGACATTCGCTACTGGATTAACAACGAACCGGCGTTTGGTAAACAAGCCGTCTATTTGGACGATGCCAATAGCATCGCCGATTTACCGACTGCCAGTGAATTACAAATGTATGCCGACGAAGGCTTCAATATTGTCGCACCACCTATTTGGGTGCTGTTAGCGTTGGATAACAACAATAAAATCATCCCTTCAGAATACGCACGCCACGCCAAAAAAGCCGGGCTAAAAATGATTACCTGGTCATTTGAGCGCTCAGGCCCGTTAAAAAATGGTGGCGGTTGGTATTACCAAACTATCAACCCGGCTATCAATAACGATGGCGACATGATGGATGCACTGCATGTGCTAGCGAAAGATGTGGGTGTGATTGGCATTTTCTCCGACTGGCCCGCCAGCGTGAGTTATTATGCGAGTTGTATGAATTTGAAATAA